Genomic segment of Geotrypetes seraphini chromosome 4, aGeoSer1.1, whole genome shotgun sequence:
gggagttgcagaaatctacaaacttctgagcacatgctccacccccttagcctgagagctagcaaactTATCCatttacaatttctgcaagccgTGCAGAAGTCTTTGCTGTTGTTCTActtctttttctcattttttttcgCTTAAAGTTCATTTTCTCAATGGCTTCAGTATCTTGAGACTCCTTCCAGGTGGTCCCCTATCGGAGGAAAGGAGGCAGTCCCAAGGTGCCGGAGtgctgtggagccagcctgctttgtgccaccatttctagactcggggggggggggggtctctttcCCTGGGAGTCTGCTTGCCGGTGACCTTGTCACGGGTTTCAAGTGCAGGCTGTATGTGTCTGGAGTGAAACCCACCCTGGTTTCAAGACGTAGGCTGCCTTTCCCACTCCAGACCGCATGGACAAGGATATGTGTGAGCTGAGGATGTAGTTGGTATCTGGCTGGCTGGCAGTTCGAAGATTTCAAGTCTGGATccatttggagctgtttctgaggcataaaatccttttcctccactCTAATGCTGTTTAAAGCTGCTGACAGTCTGGTACTGcataactaatctaatctaatccttaggtttgtataccgcatcatctccacgttcgtagagctcgacgcagtttacagtaggagaaataggaaggaactacaacaaagggttagaggtagaagtgtgaagaaaatttagaggacttgggatgccaagatataagagtttccttgattcctaagttggagggagacttacattttttgagaaaagccaggttttcagatgtttgcggaaaacttggagagagctcaagttccagagctcagtgattttgaagtggagggaggtccctagctttcctgtgtgggaaatgccttttagcgaggggaaggatagttttactttgtgggaggatctggtggtattagggtttgaggaattccaagaaagagggataaagggagggagaataccatattggattttgaaagttaaacaggcgcatttatagtagaccctggcgattatcggaagccagtggagcttggccaggagcggggagacatggtcaaatttacttttagcgaagatgagcttggccgcggcattctgaatctgttggagtctgtggaggtttttcttagttaggcttaagtagatagagttgcaatagtccaatctggagaggatgatggattggacaaggagggtaaaatgtttttgatggaagcaggatctaactttccttagcatgtgaaggctgaaaaagcatttttttaccaaggattggaggtggtcattgaaggacaatgtggaatcaatgatgatgcccaagatcttgctcgagaactcaagctgcagagaggagccagagggtagtgggatggaggtgggtaggtgatctagttttggaccgagccaaagaagtcttgttttggactcaattcaatttcatttgcacagtgtgggtccaggattgtaggttcattgtacaagaggatatgttcttagacaggtcggtgaggttcgaatcggtctcgaggaggacgaggatgtcgtctgcataagtgtaaattgtttcaaggggggataagtggaggagttttagggaggacatatagatgttgaaaaggataggggatagtggagagccttgcgggactccacaattcggtttccagagggaggatgaggtgccattcatgttaacaatgtaagaacgagagcggaggaatttagagaaccaacctaggactgtggagttgatacctatcttaaagagttggtaaacaagaatatcatggtgaacaacgtcgaaagcagcggaaaggtcaaattgtaggaggacggcaaacttgtttcgagagtgaagttgttgaacccttgaaatcagggaagacagtagggattcggtgctgaagttaggacgaaagccatattgatagggtaaaagaatagagaatctctctaaatatgatgagagttgggaagaaatgatagactctagcatcttggttaggagagggatatttgcaattgggcgatagctggatggtatggaagggtcaaggtcagattttttcagtagtggggtcaagacgatatgacccatttctagGGAGAAATGGCCCAACTgaagggcagagtttatgagaatggtgatagaagaaatagcctgagcgggaatgttctcgtataggtaggaggggaatgggtccaaggagcaattacaggatttcagtttgaggcagagattgaggaccagggattcagatacgcgctcaaaggtggtccaggatctgtcagctgggatagggttggagaccattagggtgggagtagaatcggtgggcactagggagttgtaagagactgaaggagggaaagagcatctcaaggaagaaaccttatcgttgaagaattttgctagaacatcggctgagggagaggaggggagcaaggtggggtctcttttggaagttagggagcgccagatgttgaataacTGTAAGTAAACCtccattatcctaggacaagcaggcagtatattctcatatgtgggtgacatccATGGAGCCCAATATGAAAAGTGAaatgtcactttaagttttaagaaactttgcgatAATATCGCACCGCACAtttgtgagtgccttcctgcccgatgtaggCTTGTAATTTCTCAGTTCTCCGCGGAGCAAAGAAGTACGTTTTTCTTGACTTCGTCCGATTAGCATTGCCTTTAACCCTTTGTGAGTTTTTTGTCTTTGACCATGGTTTCATTTTCTTTATTCTAACTTTAATAAatctattgtttaaaaaaaataataattttgttaTTTTTCCCCACCCGGGCTTCTGCCTGAAGTGAGGCGATATTATTCTGGATTCCTCTCTCACTTTTAATGACCAGATaaattccttagcaaagaaatgtttctttagtttgcgcatgctgaggaaagtcagggcactattttatcaagaacattatttattactggtacaatccactgtgttggcccagttggactactgcaattctatttTTGGGGATATTAAACAGGGCAGTTTAGATTgtcttcagttaatacagaatacagtggccaaacttatttttggaaagagaaagtacgaccatgtttccccattgctgagaaaactccattggcttccggtccatcATAGGATGCAGTTCAAGTGTGCATATGTGGTTTTCAagctcctttatggaatatttgactctttgattcctcttagtgggaattcctttagatcctgctattcaagaattacaataattcacaaattagcatttccttctctgaaaggtattaaatgcactgggaagcttagtaaatcttttacttttaaattggtgagaatttggaatggacttccagatttttttttaagactggtagatcaattatttcagttttgaaaacgtttaaaaacctggttgtttacacaatagttaatttgattttagctgtcgtatagtaatttaagcaattcaacatacttttttctaactttttccatctaatctaaccaatttctgtttttttatCCCATAGtatttacttgttatgtttcattttttaacgaactaccgagtcgagctccttagggaatagattcagtatataaaatgaagattagattaggcgGTATCTTTGTGTGTGGTTGGCCCTTTTGGCGGTCCTTCCTTTACTAGTTCTTTTTCGGAAGTTTGTTCCCACGCAGTCTCATCATTGAGTTTAATTTTGCTGATTAAATCTTTCCATCCATATCAAAGCCTttgacgggttttaaaaagtgctgtcGGTGCCAGTGGCCTATTTCCATAACTGACCCACATAGCTGGTTTTTACAGTGTTTAGGCTCTGAACATTGGGTAGATTCCTGTCTGTGTACAGAAAAGTTCACTTAAAGCACGCCAAATCCAACTGGAGAAGCATTTTGGTACATCGATGGACACCGTCAAGTGTTCCGACCACCCTTTATCGGCGGTATCATTATTGGTATCGGAGGACATTCCATCTTCAAgcaagctagctaagaagccatcctttTCTCAACCAACGTCACAAGCTTCGACAGCATCGAGTCTCTCAATGCAGGCTAAAAAGCGACGCCAACGCTCCCTATCTCCCAGGTGTCTCCATCAGGGCATGACACCTCGCTGAGGTCATTCATCCCTAGACGCACTGCAACACCAAAGGTACCAGCTTTTGAGCCAAGGATACCAGTACAGTTGTTCAAGGAGCAACTGAAGGGGTTCTTCAAGAGGGAAATTGGTGACAAGTTTAAATTACATGCAACACCGTTGTTTAACATCGACTCCTTAGATACTGGTCCAGTCTGAACATAGCACCTCAAAGCCTCAGGGTACCGATCCCAGGTCTCTATCACAGTATTCGGCTAGTGGTCCATGACACTCGTCTTGAGACATCTATCCTCAGCCTCTCACCAATGCTCTTCATCTAAACAGTGTCAATCTTCAACGAGGCATCAAGGCTCTTTGAGGCATTCATCTTCAGCCAGACGCACAGCATAGAGATTTCATTGTTCAACTTTACATCACTCTCATACTTCCAGGGCTAAGAGACCTTCCTCTTCCTTGGACCAGTACCGTAGGCAATGGGAGCATCGTCTCGCTATTCTCCACAGGCCTCGTCCTATAAAGACATTCATGAAGTACTCTTAGTTGACTCTGACCTCTCTCGTCACTATACTGACTCTTGAGTATGAGGCCAGAATCGTATGGTATACCCTCGCATCCAGCTCCTCCTTCTCCAAGAAGGAAGTCTCCACTGGAAGGTCTGTCGTTTACAAAGTACATTAGATAGTTGGGCAAAGACCTTCCAGTCAAATTAAAGGTGGATACTGAGCCCAGAACAGAGCTTCTGGActctttagaccagtgtttctcaactcggtcccggagtacccccttgccagtcaggttttcaggatatccacattgaatttgcattaacttgatttgcatacaccacctccattatatgtaaatgcctttcatgcatattcattgtggatatcttgaaaacctgactggcaaggtggTACTTCAGGACCGAGtagagaaacactgccttagactaTGACGAGCCACCTAAGGAGCTTCTTAAACTGCCATTACATAATCTGCTCAAGGAGGCCCTTTTTTGAAAATGGGGAATCCACTTTCAATCACTGCAGCCCCAAGGAAAATTGACTCCTTATAGGATAATTTCCTGTCTGGGATCTGATAAACTGCAGCTTCAACACCAATCACTGCTCGTTGAGTCAACCCTTAAGAAATCATCTAGTACCAGGATCTATGCCTCTGCACCACCAGGAAGAGAGGGGCGTACTATGGACAAACTTGGGCATCGCCTGTATCAAAATTCCATGTTGGCCAGTAGAGTATTGAATTACAACTTCTACATGTCCTTTTATTTTAAACATCTGATAAAGAAGTTGGCAGAGTTtgagtggaggagtgtgtggcacagtgtttgaagctacagcctcagctccctggggttgtgggttcaaaccccgcactgctccttgtgaccctgggtaagtcacttaatcctctatagccccaagtacgttagatatattgtgagcccaccgggacagacagggaaaatgcttgagtacctgattgtaaaactgcttagataaccttgataggcggtatataaaatcctaataaacttgaacaataTATATCTCTCAGAACATCTCGAGGACTATGAACACACTACTCATAGTCTGTTCCAGACTAGGAAGTACATGGCTATAACGGTGTTTGATGCTTTTGAGATGACATCTAGAGCATCCACCCTGTCATGGCTATGAGACACCTAGCTTGGCTATGTGTTTTGGACATGGTTATTAGTCTTCAAGATCGTCTAGCAAATATTCCATATCTAAGGAAAGAACATTTTGGGGATTGGGTAGAAGCAGCTACCTAGAAGCTCACTCAATACGAGCAGAGTTGGAGTTCGCACAATAGGGCGAAAACTAAATCGCAGCCAGCTAAAGCAGCTCCAAGATCAATACCCTACTCATATAAGAGACTATACcctgtgttttcctctgctgctaaACCACCTCCTCAGAAGAAGCAAAAAACAACAATGGCCTCAAAAGTCTCAGACGTCAGCCTCGCAAAAATCAATGCAGTCTTTTGACGTGCTGCTAGAGAGCATGGCCAGTATTCTACCTTCTCAACCTCTTCCTCAACTGATCGGAGGTCGATTACAGCTATGCAATCAGCGTTGGACTCTCATAACAACAGATGCATGGGTCATCAAAGTTGTCAAGGacggttactctcttcatttcgaGTCAATCCTCCAAACTAAATGCCATAGAAGCAGTTTCTGCTCAAAAAAATCAGGAGTTCTACTCCAGATATTTCCTAATTCTGAAAAAGATGGGAGGTCTTCATCCTATACTCGACCTCCACAACCtgaacaaatatctagtcaaagaacggttttacatgctaTCTCTGGGAACCTTATATCCCCTGCTAGATCAAAACAACTGGCTATGCTCTAAAGACCTCAAAAAGCTTACACACACAtatcctttcctcccttctcagAGAAAGTTCCTATAATTTCAGGTAGCTTATCAACAGTTTCAATACAAAGTTCTGTCATTTGGCCTAGCACCTTCTTAGAGTCTTTACCAAATGCCTCGTAGTGGCAACAGCAAATTTTTATCTTCACGGATTACAAGTATTTCTGTATCTGGACAATTGGCTAATAAAAGCTACCTCAGGAAGTACTTTCCATCACACAACGTCTCTTCAGCAAATAAGGTTCGAAGTCAACTTTTCAAAGTCTCAACTACAACCCTCTCAAAGACTGCAATTTATAGGAGCCCTTCTCGACACTGTTCAGCTACGGGCTTTCTTTCCTCAACTGAAATGGGACTCTTGCCAATCAAGTTTCATCTAAAAACCATTTCAGCCAGGCAGATGATGcagcttttttccctttttctaatAAGCAACCTACCAATTAAAATAGTATCATCACTAAAATTACTAGGAGTCACTATTGATGACAAATTCTCATACCATGAACATATCAGCAATGTGGTAAAATGCTGTTTTTTTCGCTTGCGCCTAATCCGTTCGATGTCTAAATTTCTGGAACCTAAATCATTGAATATTTTAATACACTCTTTGGTCATGtccaaattagactattgtaattcactcttattaaacattacacaaaaagaaaaaaaagtctacaaataatacaaaatactgcagttaaaatcattcataatggcaaaaaatacgatcacgtaacaccctttttaatagactcacactggctcccgattaatcaacgaataacctataaaatatcACTTCTAACTTTCAAAGCTCTACTCAATAATGAACCTTTATTTATAGATCAACTATTAATTCCATATAGCTCGTCCCGAGCattaagatcaactgctttaggaACACTTACTGTACCTTCTCTAAAGATCATCGGAACCAGACGTCACGACATATTCTCAGTCATGGCTCCCCttacttggaatgcccttcctttatACATTAGAGAAACCAAAGACCTGAACTtatttaaatctaatctaaaaactttcctttttaaaacttcttttaatatttaaaaccttCTCACTTAGTACTattttttaatccttttttttaatttttttttttttttagcaattttaaataatttctatttctttttttctcaacTTCTCTCAATATGACTTTTTAAACCCCcaaccctaatgttttttcctctttcatattttccatttcttctcctctgagaaacgcaatatgtaactttaacctacTTTATCCCTTCCCATTGTTTCTCAAGTTTGTCAGTATTGTCTGTCTGAAGTTTTTAAAACTATGTATAGTATTTCTTTTTAATTGTTGCTCGCTTAGTacaaaataggcgatttatcaaaatcaataaaacttgaacttgaaacttgaaacttttgggGGACATGGCATTGACAGTTCATGTTACCCctctggtgagacttcacctCAGACCAGTTCAATGAACCctagcttctcagtggtctcaggcTCTCTACCCCTTCTCTCAGAAGATTTCAGCTACTTTGTCCGTTCATcagtctcttcagtggtggatggaaCCGACTAATCTCTCCAGGGGTCTACTGTTTCACATTCCGCCACATCAAAAGGTACTTGCTACAGATAGTCCTCAGGACTAAGCTTCCTTAATGGACTTAACCATCAAGAAGGTGTTTTTGGTGGCGATCACCTCCAACTGGAGAGTACCAGAATGTCAGGCTTTGTCCTGAAGAGATCCTTTTCTTAGTATTACGGATTCATGCGTAACCTTGCGCATAGTCCCATCTTTCTTGTCAAAAGTGATTTCCAGCTTCCATTTCAACCAGGAAGTACACTTGCCGGCCTTCACACCCTCTGGTTTGAGAAAACATGATCGGGTGTTAAAATCATTGGATTTGTGCAGACTCTTGCTGTGGTATCTAGAAGTTACAAATCAGTTTCAGTTGTTTGATACCTGTTTGTGCTGGCTGGAGCAGCCTGTATAGGTCAGCCAACATCAAAAGCAATACTTTCAAGATGGATCTGTATGGCTATTTCTTCTGCCTATATCGGAAGTGAAAAACATTCACCCATATCTGTAAGGACACATATCATGAGGCATTACCTCCTCATGAGTAGAATCCTTTGTGCTTTCCCCAGAAAAGAGATGTAGAGCCGCAACTTGGTCTTATCTGCATATGTTCACACAGTTTTATAGAATGGACATGGCAGCCAAACAGGACTCCACATTTGAATCTTCGATTCTGgtggcaggctcatctgtcccaccctaaacTTGAGTGATTGCTCTGTTACGTCCCACAGGTTCACGAATAGAGTATTgtactagaaggaaagattaggttattacctcgataatcttctttctagtaaacaACACTATTCCAGAAGCCCACCTTGTTAGCTGTGAATTTGCCTGCTTCAATAAGATCTCAGAATTCAGACttcttgggtttttgtttttggtccagccTTAATGAGAATAGAGGCAGTGGCTACCGCGTTGAAGTCTTCAGAGGATATCTGTACAAATCTCCCACACTCTTAGTGTTTAAGTTGATGACTTGTTTGTTTTTCACCTTGTTATATATTGCAAATGTTTGAATTTGGTTATGTTTGATGATATGAGCAGAAAAGACATGTTTATCGGGGAGTGtccctgtaccccccccccccctcttctgtttCCTCTCCAGGGCTATCTGCTTTGTTACTAACTGAAGAGTTGAATGACAGCCCAGATGTAAGGGAGGAGGAGCAAAAGGAATGCAAATGAAGCTCCCTAATAGAGTTCTTGCGAGAAGagactacccacaggttcaggaatagaatgtatgtctactagaaagaagattatcgaggtaagaacctaatatttccATGGAACTTCATATATTTCTTCTCCATCTTTATTCTATGGATACTGGATAAAGGAATTATGGGAGAGAGGTTTCTTTTGTAATATAAGTTGTATGCTGATTCATTTTACTGTTTTCAGTCCCAAATATACATGCAGGATCTTTTCATTCTTGTCTAAAGTGGGGGCAGTTGTGCACTGAGGTCTTGAATGTACAAAAAATCAATTACTATAATTTCTGCTTTCTTTTTCATCTGTAGGTAACCGAACAGATTCCTCAAAGAAGTATCTGCACAATTGTCTTCATGACGCTCCGCATTCTCCATCTAATGCTGAGATGATCAGTAAAATGAGAAGCTTTATTAGCAGGCACAAGAGATCACTGGAGCCACATACTTATATGTCATCTGATGGCAGGTTTCACCACTCCAAAGATGAACTATATGCGATGCATGATAGAACCAGAAATCTATGTGAAGTCCAAATGTCTGACACTTTTAGTAAAACCTCTTTGGAAACAGCATCTGATACATTAGAACTGAATGATGTCACACTTGTTGACTTGTACCCAGGCATGATACAATCAATGAgtaggttaatggaatttgcttgtaAGAAACGGGCTGCTGATGACATAGTTAAACATTATAAGCGTAGTATTTGGAATGTTAACAAGATGAAATTAAATATCACCAAGGAGAGGTTAAGAGATTTCCATCCTGTGAAGTCAAGGCAGAGAAAGCCCTACATATCTCCTGATGGATCAAAAAGCAAAGAAATATCTCAAGGAGATTGTTTGAATAAAAGCAGCAGAACTTTACCTGAAGGTCAAAATCTGAAACAAAGTTGGTCTGATTCTGGGGCAGATTATAGCATAACCCTTAATGCTATGGCCAGTGGACTAGAGCATTCAGAAAGTCGGCAAATTAATGCATCTCTTCAACCATCCCAAGTAAAAAAAGATTCAAGTGTTGCTTGTTACAGAGCCACTAATGCTTTGGAAAAAAGAATAGGAAGCTGGGGGAGTCCACAAGCTACTGCACACTTTCTTTCTGTCAGGCAGAATACATCTCCAAAGACTACATCTGTTCTGATGGAAAAAACCTATATAGTGCAAAGCCCTCATCACACATCTAAATCATGGGGGCTTCCAGAAAGAGACAGAAGTAGAAAACAGTTTGAATCATCCCCTCAGCAACAGTCATCTGTAACACATTCCATAGGATCCAGTTCAAGACCTTTCATTTTGGAAAAAGGGAACATTCAAACTTGCAGTCCATTAAAAACTTTGACTGAAAAGAATGTAAATGATAAGTTTGGCCTTACATACTCTTTAGTCAATCTTAATTCAACATTTCTAAGTAATTTGGTTGAGGACTATAACTCTTTCAAAAGTGTTCCTTTACAGCGCAGGCATTCCTGTTCTGCAGTACCCATTAAAAAAAGTCCAGTAAAAACGCCTCTGGGAACTGAGGATATGTTTAGCGAACTGTATAGGAAGCTAGTTTTAAAACAACATATATCACCTCTTGATAAAAGAAGAATTTTGAACTCAAGAAGACTTGAAGCCATACACAGCTCTAAAATTGTAGATGCTCTTGTCAGTTCACCTTTGCAGAAAAGGGTTAAAAGGACAGCTGATTTTTACAGTGATGAtgatttttctatgtctgatttgAAGAGATCAAGGAATGTCCTAGAACATTTTACATCTAATTCAGGGCATCACCAACCTTTCACTGAAACAAATGCTAATCAATATGACCTAACATCCTCGCTGAACATTACTAAAAACATAGATACGTACAGCTGGAAGTTTCAAAGAATGATGCCAGAATATCctgtaagaatttttttttcttctgattgGTTTAGTTTGAGGCTGTAACTGGTCCTGAGTGTTTGAAATGGGTAAAACTCTGAGAACAGGCAGGATACCATAGTCCCACACGCGAGTGGTGTCATCTGATGGGTCCCTTGGTGAAAACCATTCTTCAGCTTGTTCACACAAATCTTTTGAGCATGTTGCACTACATAATGCGCACATCTCACCTCCACAGTCGCATGGGACCTAGccaattgccatttctttatcgtccctccagaccgATACAGCACAGATGGGTTATAACACACCTTTaccagtaggtggagactgagacacaaacttttggctgtagtataagtgggctgtggAGTCCCAAGAACAAttagtctgttctcagtctctagcaggtagaggtggtaagcctgtgcagtctttacCTGGCCTCCTTATCCCCCAATTTTTTTCTTTAGAAGTGCCttagctgtaagccttgccaccaacTATAGGCAAGGCATACAGCTAAGGCAGTGGAGTCTGTTCAAATTAATTTAAAGTtgtgttggaaaaaaaaaagtcctgaggcaatgccggtctgaagggaagccttccgtggagaggatgcggtatataaacttaaggtttagttagtTCAAGTAAGGTTAATTGAATTTTATTGCTAACCGGcactttattttcccttgtaGTGGTtttcacaatgagcacttttaagaaatttaaaaagTGCTCCAGGTGTGCAGTTGATGCGGCCAGCGTGTGCACAGAGTGCACCAGCTGCCACGAAgaggaatcaagtttcaagtttattaactttttaatataccgaccatcaccaagtatctggccggttcacaataaaatttatacagaggaaaaaagaaaaagaaaaaatttaaaatataaaatgtagtgggtgaacattaaagacataacttgactaacatgaaagtgagaatatgagggaaagggggggggaagttacatattttggagaagagagggaaatagtGGGGATAGGGAAAAACAAATCCTCATCTGCTTCGGGTGCCGGCAAGCAGGGTTCCCCTTCACGTGTTCACCACTCATCAACAGCAGGCAGTGAGGAAACATGGTCTTCTCCTACTGCCCACACAGGGATTTCCCCAGCCACCGACGATCaaggaaataaggtttcccttaccaCCAATAGTACTGGGGACTCTGTTTTTGCagctgccggcttgcctgctttagcggctgggtcTGTTCAGGACTCTGTCGCTACAGGCCTTGGGGATTTTTTTGGTGGGCTTTTTGCTGGTTTTGGCGGGAAGTTCCACCATCTTGTATGTAGCCTCGGGTCACCTTCCCCCTGTCTTAGAGGGACAGgaacaggtttctgctgggtctccTGCCTTGGCAGTGAGTCCTTCTTTGCCGTCAAGGGGGTTTACCCCAGATTTTATTTTGGCACTATACAAGGCATACTTGCAGGCAGCCGAGGGTCCTGTTTATTCCCTGGGGGGTCTCtggttttttggggtgggggttttTGCCTTCCTTATCTACCCCCATTCGGCCCCCCTCGGCATCGGCTG
This window contains:
- the LOC117360019 gene encoding uncharacterized protein LOC117360019 isoform X1 — encoded protein: MAARSCTDPFMQRLDKNELLFRKRMEAICRKYDHPFEDDITINLADLTYDLHGGGKFCPSGNSSLFESSVKSGPVEKPMQVNETMKLENESTMVIEHETKDIPGDDLTDSSLVSNEESISDMANKTYTLIDTEFKDLWVSGISHRSSVGVSQKEHVPIDHIPKMETGKKYMTEVDFLLTLDEKIINSSFEVKPTGKENFHVTYSPLKKRNGGQGNRTDSSKKYLHNCLHDAPHSPSNAEMISKMRSFISRHKRSLEPHTYMSSDGRFHHSKDELYAMHDRTRNLCEVQMSDTFSKTSLETASDTLELNDVTLVDLYPGMIQSMSRLMEFACKKRAADDIVKHYKRSIWNVNKMKLNITKERLRDFHPVKSRQRKPYISPDGSKSKEISQGDCLNKSSRTLPEGQNLKQSWSDSGADYSITLNAMASGLEHSESRQINASLQPSQVKKDSSVACYRATNALEKRIGSWGSPQATAHFLSVRQNTSPKTTSVLMEKTYIVQSPHHTSKSWGLPERDRSRKQFESSPQQQSSVTHSIGSSSRPFILEKGNIQTCSPLKTLTEKNVNDKFGLTYSLVNLNSTFLSNLVEDYNSFKSVPLQRRHSCSAVPIKKSPVKTPLGTEDMFSELYRKLVLKQHISPLDKRRILNSRRLEAIHSSKIVDALVSSPLQKRVKRTADFYSDDDFSMSDLKRSRNVLEHFTSNSGHHQPFTETNANQYDLTSSLNITKNIDTYSWKFQRMMPEYPNRFHSNRKHELKIGVSSPPVITDTSSNKYVSPRRMHDFSVSVSRKLSYTGKRNPGSASYLDGFQV
- the LOC117360019 gene encoding uncharacterized protein LOC117360019 isoform X2, with amino-acid sequence MAARSCTDPFMQRLDKNELLFRKRMEAICRKYDHPFEDDITINLADLTYDLHGGGKFCPSGNSSLFESSVKSGPVEKPMQVNETMKLENESTMVIEHETKDIPGDDLTDSSLVSNEESISDMANKTYTLIDTEFKDLWVSGISHRSSVGVSQVKPTGKENFHVTYSPLKKRNGGQGNRTDSSKKYLHNCLHDAPHSPSNAEMISKMRSFISRHKRSLEPHTYMSSDGRFHHSKDELYAMHDRTRNLCEVQMSDTFSKTSLETASDTLELNDVTLVDLYPGMIQSMSRLMEFACKKRAADDIVKHYKRSIWNVNKMKLNITKERLRDFHPVKSRQRKPYISPDGSKSKEISQGDCLNKSSRTLPEGQNLKQSWSDSGADYSITLNAMASGLEHSESRQINASLQPSQVKKDSSVACYRATNALEKRIGSWGSPQATAHFLSVRQNTSPKTTSVLMEKTYIVQSPHHTSKSWGLPERDRSRKQFESSPQQQSSVTHSIGSSSRPFILEKGNIQTCSPLKTLTEKNVNDKFGLTYSLVNLNSTFLSNLVEDYNSFKSVPLQRRHSCSAVPIKKSPVKTPLGTEDMFSELYRKLVLKQHISPLDKRRILNSRRLEAIHSSKIVDALVSSPLQKRVKRTADFYSDDDFSMSDLKRSRNVLEHFTSNSGHHQPFTETNANQYDLTSSLNITKNIDTYSWKFQRMMPEYPNRFHSNRKHELKIGVSSPPVITDTSSNKYVSPRRMHDFSVSVSRKLSYTGKRNPGSASYLDGFQV